From the Dunckerocampus dactyliophorus isolate RoL2022-P2 chromosome 12, RoL_Ddac_1.1, whole genome shotgun sequence genome, one window contains:
- the sptssb gene encoding serine palmitoyltransferase small subunit B, which yields MTSHSGNKGCRMNLKNLREYLAWLYYQYLLVTGIYVLEPWEKSIFNSVFVSAVAMVIYTSYVFVPIHVRLALEFFSGICGGQPASTMALMN from the exons ATGACATCACATTCAGGAAATAAAG GCTGCAGGATGAACTTGAAGAATCTCAGGGAGTACCTGGCCTGGCTGTACTACCAGTACCTCCTCGTCACCGGCATCTACGTGCTGGAGCCCTGGGAAAAGTCCATCTTCAACTCGGTGTTTGTATCTGCCGTCGCCATGGTGATCTACACCTCTTATGTCTTTGTGCCCATCCACGTGCGTCTAGCGCTGGAATTCTTCTCGGGCATCTGCGGCGGGCAGCCGGCGAGCACCATGGCCCTCATGAACTAA
- the nmd3 gene encoding 60S ribosomal export protein NMD3, whose translation MEYMQPAATRSQGNILCCTCGIPIPPNPANMCVPCLRTQVDISEGIPKQVTVHFCKQCERYLQPPATWMQCALESRELLALCLKKIKGSMTKVRLIDAGFLWTEPHSKRIKMKLTIQKEVMNGAILQQVFVVEFVIQPQMCDDCHRVEAKDFWKAVVQVRQKTFHKKTFYYLEQLILKHKLHQNSLNIKEIHEGIDFYYGSKQHAQKMVDFLQCTVPCRSKASQRLISHDIHSNTYNYKSTFSVEIVPVCKDNVVCLSPRLAQSLGNMGQVCVCVRVTSTIHLIDPNTLQIAEVDGNTYWRHPFNSLCNPRQLEEFIVMDIDIIRDQKLAAGAGMRSNKHTLAEVWVQKTSEMDTSQQYHCRTFLGHLLNIGDLVMGFDFANSNVNDEFLNKMNPHHVPDVVLIKKSYDRSRRVRRRNWKLQEIVRDRDGMDTDDERQYQDFLEDLEEDEALRKNVNIYRDASKIPVESDTDDDGAPRISLMDMLEELSLSDATGGEGAAMMTE comes from the exons ATGGAGTACATGCAGCCTGCTGCCACACGTAGCCAAGGAAACAT CCTGTGCTGCACTTGTGGCATCCCGATTCCTCCGAACCCAGCCAACATGTGCGTGCCGTGTTTGCGCACTCAGGTGGACATCTCTGAGGGAATTCCCAAGCAAGTCACAGTGCATTTCTGCAAGCAATGTGAACG GTACTTGCAGCCTCCAGCCACTTGGATGCAGTGTGCTCTGGAATCCAGGGAGCTTCTTGCCCTATGtctgaaaaaaattaaaggctCTATGACCAAA GTGCGTCTTATTGATGCTGGCTTCCTGTGGACAGAGCCGCACTCCAAAAGAATCAAGATGAAATTGACCATACAGAAGGAG GTGATGAACGGTGCCATACTCCAGCAGGTCTTTGTGGTGGAGTTCGTCATCCAGCCTCAAATGTGTGACGACTGCCACCGTGTGGAGGCCAAGGATTTCTGGAAGGCCGTGGTTCAAGTCAGGCAGAAG ACGTTTCACAAAAAGACATTCTACTATCTAGAACAGTTGATCCTCAAACACAAGCTCCACCAGAATTCCCTCAACATCAAAGAAATTCATG AGGGCATCGATTTCTACTATGGCTCCAAGCAACACGCTCAGAAGATGGTGGACTTCCTCCAGTGTACTGTACCCTGCAG ATCAAAGGCATCACAGCGTCTTATCTCTCATGACATCCACTCAAACACGTACAACTACAAGAGCACTTTCTCTGTGGAGATAGTACCTGTTTGCAAG GACAACGTTGTGTGCCTTTCACCAAGGCTGGCGCAGAGCCTGGGCAACATGGGTCAAGTGTGCGTATGCGTCCGTGTCACCAGCACCATCCACCTTATTGACCCAAACACCCTGCAGA TTGCCGAGGTGGATGGGAACACATACTGGCGCCATCCTTTCAACAGCCTCTGTAACCCACGGCAACTGGAGGAGTTTATTGTTATGGATATTGACATCATCAGAGACCAGAAGCTGGCTGCTGGAGCCGGCATGAGGTCCAATAAG CACACCCTGGCTGAGGTGTGGGTACAAAAAACGTCGGAGATGGACACCAGCCAGCAGTACCACTGCCGCACATTCTTGGGACACCTGCTCAACATTGGGGACCTTGTCATGGG GTTCGATTTTGCCAATTCCAACGTTAACGATGAGTTCCTGAATAAGATGAACCCTCATCATGTACCTGATGTG GTGCTAATCAAGAAGAGCTACGACCGCAGCCGCAGAGTGAGGCGCAGGAACTGGAAACTGCAGGAGATAGTCAGAGACCGGGATGGCATGGACACAGACGATGAGAG GCAATACCAAGACTTCCTGGAAGACCTGGAGGAAGATGAGGCTCTGAGAAAGAATGTTAACATCTACCGAG ATGCCTCAAAGATTCCAGTGGAGAGTGACACAGATGACGATGGAGCACCACGTATCTCCTTGATGGATATGCTGGAGGAACTCAGCCTCTCTGATGCCACAGGAGGCGAAGGGGCTGCCATGATGACAGAGTAG